The Dioscorea cayenensis subsp. rotundata cultivar TDr96_F1 chromosome 7, TDr96_F1_v2_PseudoChromosome.rev07_lg8_w22 25.fasta, whole genome shotgun sequence genome includes a region encoding these proteins:
- the LOC120264280 gene encoding ras-related protein RABB1b, with protein MSYDYLFKYIIIGDTGVGKSCLLLQFTDKRFQPVHDLTIGVEFGARMVNIDGRPIKLQIWDTAGQESFRSITRSYYRGAAGALLVYDITRRETFNHLANWLEDARQHANPNMTIMLIGNKCDLAHRRAVSREEGEQFAKDHGLIFLEASAKTAQNVEEAFISTSAKILQKIQEGVFDVSQETSGIKVGYNRSQGATSARDGAVVQRGSCCS; from the exons ATCATGCCTGCTGCTCCAGTTCACCGATAAGCGATTCCAGCCGGTGCACGACCTCACCATTGGCGTCGAGTTTGGTGCTCGCATGGTTAACATCGATGGCCGACCCATCAAGCTCCAGATTTGGGACACG GCTGGCCAAGAATCCTTTAGATCCATCACTAGGTCCTATTACAGGGGTGCAGCTGGAGCTCTTCTTGTTTATGATATCACCAG GAGAGAAACATTTAATCACCTGGCAAACTGGCTTGAGGATGCTCGACAGCATGCAAACCCGAACATGACAATAATGCTGATTGGTAACAAGTGTGATCTTGCTCACAGGAGAGCAGTTAGTAGAGAAGAAGGCGAACAGTTTGCAAAGGATCAtggtttaatatttttagaggCCTCTGCTAAAACTGCCCAAAATGTGGAGGAG GCTTTCATAAGCACTTCTGCCAAAATCCTTCAGAAGATCCAAGAAGGTGTATTTGATGTATCACAAGAG ACATCTGGTATCAAGGTCGGCTATAATCGTTCTCAAGGTGCTACCAGCGCAAGAGATGGAGCTGTTGTCCAAAGAGGAAGCTGCTGcagctga